GCGATGGCTGCCGTGTTTGCGTTGCGCCCGTCCGCGATGAGCTGGAGGGAGGCGGGGCGGCCCGTCTGGAGGTTGCGGGAGAAGTCCGGCGGAATGGTGAGCCCTACGACAATGTCCCGGTTGTCGATCATGCGGTCGATGTCCTTTTCCGTGGCTGCCGTGGCCTGCCGCCGGAAGATGCCGGTGCCTTCCAGGTCCGCGATGTACTGGGCGGCCGCTTCCCCGCCGTCCTTGTCCAGCACGGCGTAAGGCACGCGCGTGACGTTCATGGTAGCCGCGTATCCGAAGATGCAGATCTGGATGACGGGCGGGATGATGAGGGCCATGCGGCTTTTTTTGTCCCGGAGGACGGCCAGCAGTTCCTTTTTGACGAGGGAGGCTATTCTGACGAAGAAGTCCATGGCGTTATTCTAGGGATTTGGGGGCTTTCAGGCGGGCGATGCCCATGAGGACGACGGCAAAGACGCCCAGCGTGATGCAGCACGGGATGATGACGGAGGGGATGTCCCCGGCCAGGAAGAGGGTCTGGAGCAGGGTGACGTAGTAGCGCGCCGGGATCATGTAGGTGAGGGCGCGCACGGCGGGCGGCATGTTCAGGATGTCATACAGGAAGCCGGAGAGCATGAGGGCCGGCATGAAGGTGCCCATGATGGCGAACTGGCAGGCCAGGAACTGGTTTTTCGTGGCGGTGGAGATGACGAGGCCCAGCCCCAGGGCTACGATCAGGAAGAGGGCGGAGACCGCCAGCAGCAGGGTGAGGGAGCCGCGGATGGGAATGTCAAAGACGAAGGCGGCGAAGACCATGGAGATGGCCAGGCTGACCATGCCCAGCAGGAAGTTGGTGGCCGCCTTGGCGGTGAGGATTTCCCCGCTGCCCACGGGGGTGACGAAGAGGCTTTCCAGCGTGCCCCGTTCATATTCCCGCGCCATGACCAGGGAGGTGAGGAGCGCCCCGATCATGGTCATGATGGTGACGATGACGCCGGGAACCAGGTAGTAGTGGCTGTCGTTGGCTTCATTGAAGCGGGTGCGCGTCTGCACGTCCAGCACGGGGGCGGACTGTCTGTCCAGGGAGGCCGCCCAGGAGCCCACAACGGCCTGGAGGTAGTTGCGGATGAGGGTGGCCTGGTTGGCGTTGACTCCGTTGACGACGATCTGGACTTTCGTGACGCCGCCGTTGAGCGTGTCCGGGGCGTCGCTTTGCAGGGCGATGAAGGCGTCCGCCTGATGGGTGCGCAGCTTTTCTTCCGCCTCGCGGGAGGAGAAGACGCGGGTGGTCTGGAAGTATTTGGAGAGGGTGAGGCGCGTTTCCAGGTTGGTGGATTCGCTGGAGGCCGGAACGGCCAGGTACGCGATGCGCACGTTTTTGATGTCCATGCTCATGCCGTAGCCGAAGAGGAGCAGGAGCACGGCGGGGAGAATGACGGCGATGCCGATGTTGCCGGGGTCCCTCACCACCTGGTGGAGTTCCTTGACGATGAGGGCGCCGATGCGTTTGAGGGAGGCCGTCATGATTTTTCCCCTCCCTTCCGCATGTGTTCCTCCGTGATGGCCAGGAAGGCGTCTTCCAGGGAGGCCGGGGCGCCGTCCTTGCGGGGCGGGGCATAGTTGCGTATTTCATCCGGAGAGCCTTCCGCCAGCGTGGTTCCGTCCATCATGATGAGCATGTTGTCGCAGAATTCCGCTTCCCCCAGAAAGTGGGTGGTGATGATGATGGTGACGCCTTTTTCCGCCAGGGAGTTGATGCGCAGCCAGAAGTCGCGCCGGGCCAGGGGGTCCGCGCCTGAGGTGGGTTCGTCCAGGAAGAGGATGTCCGGGGAGTGGAGCAGGCCGCACGCCATGCTCAGGCGCTGCTTGTAGCCGCCGGGCAGGTGGGCTGCGGGGGCATTCATGTACGGGGTGAGGTGGAATTCTTCTTCCATGGAGCGGATGGCGTCCCGCCGTTCCTTTCCGGCCATGCCATAGGCTCCGGCAAAGAATTCCAGGTTCTGCCGCGTGGTGAGCATGCCGTACATGGAGAATTTCTGGGCCACGTACCCCACTCTTCTCCGCGCGCGGGCGGCGGCGGTTCTCAGGTCCGCTCCGGCCACGTTAAGGGTGCCTCCGGTTGCGGGCAGGAGGCCGCAAAGCATGCGGAACGTGGTGCTTTTTCCGGCTCCATTTGGTCCCAGCAGGCCGAATACCTGCCCCCGGCTGACGGAGAAGCTGACGTGGTTGACGGCGGTGAAGCTGCCGAATTTGCGTACAAGGTCCGTTACCTGGATGATGGTTTCTCCGCCGGTCCCCTGGTCGGGAGGAGGTGTTTCCGCGGGAGCGGGGATGTCCTGCGGGGTGAGGTCCGTCTGTCCGGCCAGCAGGGTCATGAAGCCGTCGGAAAAATCCGGCTGCCCCGGCTGCGGGTGGTATTCCTCCAGCTTCTGCCGCGTGGGGTGGTCACGCGGCAGGATGATGCGCACGGTGCCTCCCTGTGGAGTGGCGTTGATGATTCCGGGCAGGGCGGCCAGCCTGCTCTGGAACTGGCGCGCGTGGATGCCTTCCGGCGTGCGTACGGTGATGCACATGCCCTCCGCGCGGGCGATGACGTCCGCGGGCGGAGCATCCATCAGCAGGCCCCCCTTGTACATGATGAGGGTGCGGTTGCAGTAGGCGGATTCATCCATGTAGGAGGTGCTGACCAGCACGCCCACGCCTTCCTCACGGGAGAACTGCCCCAGGATGTTCCAGAGTTCCCGGCGTGAGAGCGGGTCCACCCCCACGGTGGGTTCATCCAGCAGGATCAGGGGCGGGGAGGAGACCAGGGAACAGCACAGCCCCAGCTTCTGCTTCATGCCGCCGGAGAGCTTGCCCGCCAGGCGCGTGGTGAAGCGCTCCAGGCTGGTCATGGAGAGCAGGCTGCGGAAGCGTTTTTCCCGGTCCTGACCGGAGACGCCGTGCATGCGGGCGTAAAGCTCCATGTTTTCCCTCACGGTAAGATCCTCGTAAAGACCGAATTTCTGCGGCATGTACCCGATGGAGGCCTGAATGGCCCGCGCTTTTTTGACGGAGTCCAGATTGAGTACGGAAATGGAGCCTTCATGCGGCTTCATCAGTCCGGTGATGAGGCGGATGAGGGTGGTTTTTCCCGCGCCGTCCGGCCCCAGCAGGCCCACGATTTCCCCGGGGGAAAGGCGGAAGGAGACGCCGTCCACCGCCGCAAAGGGAACGCCCGCCGGGTCCGGAAACATTTTACGGACGTTCCGGCAGTCAATCAGGGGCTGGGAGTCCGCGTTCATGGCCTGGGCTGTTCCAGAGCCCGCTGCCCGGCGGCTTGGTCCAGCGGGATGGTGACCGTGGCGGGGGCGCCCAGCCGCAGCCGGTTGTCCGGATCGTCCACGATGATGCGCACTTCATATACCAGGGCGGTCCGGAGGTCCGGCGTTTCCACGTTCTTGGGCGTGAATTCCGCCACGGAGGAGATGAAGCCCACCGTTCCCTTGAAGTCCGTATCCGGGAAGCTGTCGTTATGGACGGTGGCGGAAAAGCCGGGTTTTACCTTTCCCAGCTGGGATTCGGTCAGATAGGCCCTGACCCATTTGGTGTGGTTCAGGGAGAGGTTGTACACGGGTTTCTGCGGGGAGGCCATGTCCCCCTTTTCCAGAATCCGGTTGCGCACCACGGCGTTGCTTGGGGCGTAAAGCACGGCGTCCTTCAGGTTCTGTTCCCTGATGACCAGGTTGGCCTTCGCCTGGTTATACTGGGCCAGGGACTGGGCAATGTCTTCCGCGCGGGAGCCCGCCAGCAGCAGTTCCAGCTGTTTTCTGGCTACGTCCAGGTTGGCCGCCGCCACTTGCTGGGAGGCTACGGCGTCGTCCGCCTCCTGCCGGGAGATGGATTTGGTGTCAGCCAGTGCCACTAGTCTCTTGCTGCGCACTGCGGCGTTGTTCAGCGTGGCTTCCGCCGCTTCCACGTTTGACCGCGCCTGGGCTATTTCCTCCGCGCGCGGGCCGTTTTTAACGCGCAGGTAGTTCTGGCGCGCGGCCTCCGCCGTCTGGCGCGCTTCATCCACAGCCTGCTGCAGGCGCACCGTTTCCAGCGTGGCAAGTTTCTGCCCGGGGACCACGGTGTCTCCCTCATCCACCAGCACGGAGTCAATCCGTTCGGAGATCAGGAAGGCCAGGTCCACCTGGCGCAGGTCCACGTTGCCGTAAAGGACGGCTTTATCCTCAGGCCCGGACGGAGCTTCCCGGTAGATGAACCAGGCTGCCGCTCCTGCCGCCGCAAGAAGAATCAGGAGGATCACCAGTTTTTTCATGTCTCTATTTATACAAGTGTATAATTTTTTACAAGTAAAAATACGTCCGGCATGACGGAGAAGGAATTAGCGGTTTACTAACGGGGGCGGAACAGGCATAATCCGGCGACTTTTACTTTTCCTATTATTGATATGATGACCGCCACCGAGATACGCCAAAGCTTTCTGGACTTTTTCCGCGAGAAACAGCACACGGTCGTGCCCTCTGCTTCTTTGATGCCCCAGAGCCCCGGATTGTTGTTCACTAATGCCGGCATGAACCAGTTTGTTCCGTATTTCCTGGGGGTATGGACCCCGCCGTGGACGCCTGCCCGCGCCACGGACACTCAGAAGTGCATCCGCGCCGGCGGCAAGCACAACGACCTGGAGGATGTGGGTTATGATTCCTACCACCATACGTTTTTTGAAATGCTGGGGAATTGGTCCTTTGGGGATTATTTCAAGAAGGAGGCCATCCAGTGGGCCTGGGAGCTGGTGGTGGAACGGTGGGGGTTCCCGGCGGAACGGCTGTACGCCACCGTATACTCGCCGGACAAGAGCAAGGGCGATCCCGGAGAGTTTGACCAGGAGGCCTGGGATTACTGGGCGGAGCTGTTCCGTTCCCGCGGTCTGGACCCGGACGTGCAGATCGTGCACGGGAACGTGAAGGATAATTTCTGGATGATGGGTGAAACCGGCCCCTGCGGCCCCTGTTCCGAGCTGCACGTGGACCTGACCCCGAAGGGGGATACGAAGGGGAGCCTGGTGAACAAGGATTCCGACCAGTGCATAGAAATCTGGAACCTGGTGTTCATCCAGTATAATGCGGAGAGCAACGGTTCCATGCGCAATCTTCCGGCGTGCCATGTGGATACGGGCATGGGCTTTGAACGCGCGTGCTCCATCATGCAGTGCACGGACGGGTTCAAGGATTTTTCCCGCAAGCCGTCCAATTACGCCACGGACGTGTTCCGTCCCCTGTTTGACCGTCTGGAGGTTTTAAGCGGACGCAAGTATGCGGACGTGTATCCGGCGCCCGGTTCCAAGAAGGTGGGCGCGCAGGATGATTCCCTTCAGGAGGCGATTGCCTTCCGCGTGATTGCGGACCATCTGCGCACGCTCAGTTTTTCCATAGCGGACGGCATTTTGCCTGGCAACAACGGCCGTAATTACGTGCTGCGCCGCATTCTGCGCCGTGCCGTGCGCTACGGCCGGCGCCTGGGCTTCACCCAGCCGTTCCTGGCGGAACTGGTGGATACGCTGGTGGAATCCTTCGGCCAGGTGTTCCCTGAGCTCGCCACCCGCGCCGCCACCGTGAAGGAGGTGCTGAACCGTGAAGAGGCCAGCTTTAATGAAACGCTGGACCGCGGCCTGGAATTGTTTGATGCGGAAACGGCTTCCGCCGGAAAGGTGAGCGGGGAGTTTGCGTTCAAGCTGTATGATACGTACGGTTTCCCGATTGACCTGACGGCCCTGCTTGCGGAAGAACGCGGGCTGGAAATTGACATGGACGGGTTCAACAGGCTGATGAATGAGCAACGGGAACGCGCCCGCGCCGCCCGCAAGAGCGAGGTGGTCCGCGCCCTGGATTTGAAGACGGATGCCGTGACGGAGTTCACGGGGTACGATGTGGACGAATGCGCCGCCACGGTGTTGGAAGTGAGCCGCCAGGGGGATTCCCTGTTCATCATTACGGACAAGACTCCGTTTTACGCGGAGATGGGCGGCCAGGTTTCCGATGCCGGGTTGATTGAAATAGGCGGGGACAGCTACCATGTGATGGCCGTCCAGCAGATCGGGAATGCCCGCGCCCATGTGGTGGAAGCCCGCGAGGGGCTGGCCGTGAAGCCGGGGGACCGCGTGCATCTGAGCATTGACGCGGAACGCCGCCGCCGTGTGGAGGCGCACCATACCGCCACCCACCTTCTTCACTGCGCCCTGCACCAGGTGGTGAGCCCGGATGCGGCCCAGCAGGGTTCCTACGTTTCGGAAGACCGCCTGCGCTTTGACTTTAACAGCGGCGCCGTCACGCCGGACCAGCTCCGCCGGATTGAAGAGAAGGTGAACGGCTGGATTGAGGAGGCCCTGCCGGTTCACTGCACGGAACGCGCCTATGCGGACGTGAAGGGAAATTCCGCGATTGCCCAGTTCTTTGGCGACAAGTACGGGGACGTGGTGCGCGTGGTCCAGGTGGGCGGCTGCCGGAATGAACTGGACGGCGTTTCCATGGAGTTCTGCGGCGGCACGCACATTGCCAATACGAAGGATATAGGCCTGTTCAAGATCAAGAGCGAGGGGGCCATCGCCTCCGGCGTGCGCCGCATTGAGGCCATGACGGGAGACGCGGCTCTGGAAATGATCCGCCAGCACGTCGTCGCCAAAAGCCTGGAAATCGCCAGGGCGGTGGAAAAAATCAAGGAGGTGAATGGGGAACTGGCGGATATGGGGCTGGAACAGGTCCCGGTCCCCACGATTGAAGGCAAGCCGGGGCTGTCCGCCCTGGGCGCTTCCGACATTCGGACGGTGAATGATTCCCTGGCGCGTTTTGACGCCTCCGTGGAGCATTTCAAGCAGACGGCCCTGGAGGCGGAAAAGAAGCTTAAGAAGGCCCGCGCCGGGCAGTCCGCCGCCAGGGCTGACGCCCTGCTGAATGAATGGCTTTCCGATGACCCCGCCTCCCTGATCCAGGTGGCGGAGGGCGCCGGGGAATTGCTCCAGGAATTACTGAACGGTCTGAAAAAGCGCCAGTATGCGGGCGCCGCCTTCCTGCTGTGCGTGGACAGTTCTTCCTTGCTCCTGGGCGCTTATTGTGGCAAAGATGCCATTGCGGACGGATTGTCCGCCGGAGACATGATCCGTGAGGTTTCCGCTCTTGCCGGAGGCAAGGGGGGCGGCCGTGCGGACCAGGCCCGCGGTTCCGCCCCGCAGGATGCAGATCCCCAGGCCCTGGCTGCGGCGGCCCGCAATATTATTAATGATTAGCCCCGTACAGGGGCGCCCCACTGGATACTGATCATGGACAAGAAGATTTTTCCGGACGAACCTGAGATTCCCATTCTGCCGAACCTGTTTACGGCAGGGAACCTGGTGTGCGGATTTTTCGCCATTCTGACGATTTTTGAAGGGATCAACCAGGCGGACAGCGACGCCGTGGCGGCCTTTTCCTATTACCAGAATGCCACGTTCCTGATTTTCGCGGCGTGCCTGTTTGATTTGTTTGACGGCCGCATCGCGCGCATGCGCGGGCAGGACGGCCCGTTTGGACGGGAGTTTGACTCCCTGGCGGACATCGTCTCCTTCGGCATCGCCCCGGCGCTGCTGGTGGCCAAGGCCGTCCTGTTCCAGCTTTCTCCGCCGGAGGTGGGTTGGGGCATCGGCATCCTGTACCTGCTGTGCGCCGCCCTGCGCCTGGCGCGGTTCAACTGCATGGCGGCCGCTCCCCGGAAGGAGGGGCAGAGCAGCGATTTTGTGGGCCTGCCCGTTCCGATGGCGGCGGGAGCCGTGGTTTCCACCATGTACCTGGTGATGTACCTGGCGGGCAGGGCTCCGGACGGAGCCATGGACCTGGGCGTGTTCAAGTACGTGATTGCGCTGGCGATGGCGGGAGTGTCCGTCCTGATGATGAGCCGGGTGGTTTATCCCAGCTTCAAGCATATCAACATGCGTACGCGGGGAACGATGTACGCGATCGTGCTCATTGTGCTGGCGGTCATCTGTATTTTCAAGTTCCCGTGGGTGATGCCCGCGGTCATTTTCTCCATTTACCTGCTTTACGGACTGGTGCGTCCCTGGGTGGCCCGCCGCTGGCGGAACAGGCTGGAGGCCAGCGACGAGGAATAAGACTCCCCGCTCTGTTGACGGGGCGTTCCTGAATCCGCCCCCGTTTCCGGTACAGGACGGATTGAGGCGGTTGACGCGGGGAGCCGTGTTTTAGACTTAAACAGGACATTCGTGCGCGTTCCTCCCTTGTTGGGAGAGGTGCGTATCCCTCCGGCCTGCTTCACGCGGCATGAAAGGTAAAACCGGACGGGCATCACGGGGATGGGACCGGTTGAAAGGTGGTGGGGTGGAACAGTTTTCCCCGGTATTCCGGAGCCTACTTGTTCTTCTTTTCGAAGTCGGCGGCAAAGGGGTCCTTTTCCGGAGCGGTTTCCTTGCCGTATTTCTCCACGTTTTTGTTGTCTTTAACCAGGGTGATGCACACGGGCTTGCTACGGTTGCCCATGGCGTCATACCTGTAAAGGAAGCGGCGCACGAGTTCCTTGGTCTTGGAGTCGAACATCCGTTCTTCCACCAGCTCTGCGTTCTGGTTGTAGCCGTAGCTTACGTAGAACAGCTCGTTTTTCTGCCCGTCGAAGATGAGGCAGGAGAGAAGCTGGTTGTATTTGCCCCGGGTGTAAAGCGTTACGGAAACCAGCACGTTATGGGTATTGTAAGTCGTTTTTTTCATCCCCTTGCCTTCGTTGGTCTTTTCAAAATAGCTGCGTGATCCGTCTTCATGCTTGACCAGGCGGGAGGAGGAGGTCTGGACATTGAAATCGTCCTGGCCGGCAGCCAGGGCTCCAGATGTCATGGCCAGGGGAACGATGAGAAGCAGGGGCGATATTTTCATGATGAAAAAAGTGTTTCTGACTTATTAAAGTGATGTATAGTGCCTTTGACAAGAACGTAATTAGATGAACTGGCTTGTAAGGCGAGACCTATTGAATGTGGAGCGCGGAGGCGTGCTGATGGGAATAGTGAATGTGACTCCGGATTCCTTTTCCGACGGAGGGCGGTTCCATACGCTGGAACGCGCCGTCTCCCATGCGAAGGAGCTTGAACGGCAGGGCGCTCTGATTCTGGATATAGGCGGGGAGTCCACCAGGCCGGGGGCCGCGGAGGTTTCCGTGGAGGAGGAACTGGACCGGGTGCTTCCCGTGGTGCGGGAATTGCGCCCGTGCACGGAGGCCGTGATTTCCGTGGATACCCGCCATGCAGCCGTGGCAGAAGCCGTGCTGGAAGCCGGGGCGGACGTGATCAATGATATTTCCGGATTGCAGGAGGAGGGAATGGCGGAGCTGTGCGCCGCGGCGCGTTGCGGCGTGGTGGTGATGCACATGCAGGGAACGCCGGAGACGATGCAGGAGGCGCCTTCCTATGGTGACGTGGTGGGGGAGGTGCGCAGTTATTTTGAGGAACGTTATGATTTTCTGCTGGCGCGCGGGCTTGTTCCGGAACAGATTTGCTGGGATCCCGGCATCGGCTTCGGCAAGACGGTGGAACACAATCTGGCCCTGCTGTCCAATATGGACAAGCTTCAGGTGGCGGGGCGCCCGGTGCTGCTGGGCCTTTCCCGCAAGCGCATGCTGGGCGCCATTCTGGGAAGTGTGGAGCAGGGGCGCGCCCCGCTGGGCACCGCCGTGATGACGGTGTGGGGCCATCTGCACGGCGCCGGTATCCACCGTGTCCATGACGTGGAGGAGTGCGCCCGCGCCCTGAAACTGGTGCAGACCGCTGAACCTTTTGTCCGCTGACCGCTCCCATGGAACCCGCTTCATCCCGTCCGGTATTGACGTCTCTGGCCTCCATGGCGTTTGCCCTGGCGGCATTGTTCCTGTTTCTGGCGGTGCGGGGTATTTGGCCGCTTGGAGGCCATTTTCTGGAATACATGGATAACGGGCAGCTCGTTTATCCCACCTTGAAGTATTACGCGTCCGCCCTGATGAGCGGCATGTGTGACGGGTCCTTTTTTTATGATGTCAATTCCGGTGCGGGTATTCGCGTGAGCCCCACGCTGCCGCACCAGCTGCTGGTTCCCTCCACCTGGATTGCCGTAGCCATGGGGGACTCCTTCCTGTTGAAGGACATGGTCTGGGTGATGCTGGCGGATGTGATGTGCATCTGCCTGACGGCCTCCTGGTTCCTGAGGCGCGTGTTTCCCTCCCTGTCCGTGTGCTGGACCGTGCTCCTGACGGCGGGATATGCGCTGGGGGGATTTTTCCAGACCAAGTACGGATTCATGCAGTTTCTGGACCATGCGGCCATGTTCCCCCTGTTTGCCCTGGGCCTTTACCGGCTGGTAAACGGGGGAAAGGGGTGGCTGTACGCCGTGGGGCTTTTTCTGCTGGCCACTTCCCTGTACAGCGCATTCATGGCTGTTGTCCTTGGCTGGCTGTTCGCCTGGGCCTATACGCTGCCCCTGAAAGGAACGGAGGAACGCCGCGTGCGCCTGGCCCGCGTGTTCTGGTACACGGCGGCGGTGACGCTGGCTACCTGCTACTACTGGTTGCCGATGATGGACATGAGCCGGGATTCCATGCGCTCCCTGTTCATGACTGCGCCCACGTTTTTTGAACTGACGTGGCCGTTTGACCCTCCCAAATTCCTGGAACGCCTGTATGCGTGCCTGCCGGGAATGGCCTGCGCCTCCCTGGCGGCCGTCTATCTGGCCTATGGGAGGAAGGAGGCTTCTTCATCGGACCGGGGGAGGCGGTTGTTCCTTCTCCTGCTGGGCGCGTCCGTGCTTCCCGCATTCATTGAACCCCTTCACCGGGCCGCCCATCTGTGGAGCTATGTGGATTTTCCCGTCCGGTTCGGGTTCATCCCCAATCTGGTGGCAGTCTCTTTTTGCGCCTGGATTTTGTCCGGCGGCAGGCTGCCGGAACCGGCGGGGCGCAACTGGGGCTGGGGGCTGTGCCTGGGCCTTCCCGCGGCGGCTTTTGCCGTTTCCCTGCTTGTCCTTTCCGTGACGGATGCGGATTTGGCGGTGCGCCTGCTGCCCCTGCTGTTTTTTGCGTGTGCATGGTTCTGCTGGCGGCATGCGGAAGGCGGGAAGCTGGCATGGTCCATCGCCGCCGTGATGATGCTGGGGCTGCCCGTGGGGGCTGCCGCATTCTGGAAGCGGGGAGAAGAGGAGAAAGCCGCTGTCCAGGCTCTCCATGCGGAGTGGCTGGCGCGCCGCATGGACGGGTGCGCCGGGCTTCTGCGCGTGAAGGACAGGGACCGCCTGCTGGTGGAGAATTCCGCCTGCCTGGGGCCGGTGCCTAGCATCAGCAATTTCCGGCATACCACGAGCATAGCCCATTTCCGTTTTCTGAAAAACCTGGGGTACCGGGATGAATTCACGCGCACGTACGGACAAGGGGGAACCCTGTTCTCAGATTTGCTGCTGGGGAATGGATTTATGCTGGCGTCCCGTCCCGTGGAAGGAATGGAAAGGGTGCTTTCCGGGCACGGGATGCACTTGTACAGGCTTCCGGGCGCCCGGTGGGGGCTGGTGGTTCCCCAAAACGCTCTGGGACTGAGGCTTGATGCGGAGGCTGATGTATTCACGAATCTCAATGCCTTGCATGCCGCTCTTTGTCCATCTGGGGAAGGGGCCCTGTACGTTCCCGTGGAAGTGCAGACGGAGAAGGATGGTGATGGATACAGGGGGAAGATTGCGGAATGTTCCGGCGCTGTGTACGGATTTCCGCAAACGGATATTGATGACTTCCGGGTCAATGGGCTGGCCGTCCCTGTGATGGCAGTGGCGCAGGGGAAGCCGGGCTGGACGGGGCGCACTTATAACGGAGTTTTGGAATTGAAGCAGGCGGGCAGAGCCGGGGAAACCGTAGTGGAGGGAATTCTGCGCCGTCCGGTGGAGGCCCCTCTTCTGGCGGCTGAGGCGCGCGTGCCGGAGCAGGAAGTGCCGGTGCTGGGCAGGGAACAGGATAAGTACGGGCTGGAGGCACGGGGATGGGGAGGGCATGTGGAGGCCGTTTTGTCCGCTGGAAAGGAAGAGGCGTTAATGATTCCAGTGGTTTACGACCGGGGATGGAAAGCCGAACGCAACGGCGTGGAAGCGCCCATTGAAAAAGTGGGGGAATTGATGGCGGTGCGTCTGGACGAGGGGCGTAACCGGGTGGTGTTTGATTATTACCCCCCCTTGTTAAAGGCTGCCCTGCTCGTGTCTGCGGGGGCGGCTGCGTTCTTTTTACTATGCGCGTGGCGGGTGCGGCGGCATCCGGAATCTCCCTTGAGAAGGCTGGCTGTGGGCGCCGGATACCGTTTGTTCCTGTGCTGTTCCGCACTTGTGCTGGGGGCGGTGTATATAGGGTCCGTTGTTTTGTTTATCGTGCAGTCCCTGGGGATGTGAGAAAAGCTTTCCCCTGACGGAATGCTTCCGGACGGGAAGAAGGCATTCAGCGTATGCACCACCGGTTTTTCCGCTTTTACCGGGCGTGGTGAAGAGATGTTCTGTTTTGAAGGATGGTTGACAGCGCGGCGCGGCGCGGTAGAGTGGTTGCATGCAGTCTTCCTATTGTCCGAGTCCTTATCGATATACGCGCCGCGTGACCCGGGAGGTCATGGTGGGGAATGTGGGGGTGGGCGGGTCCAATCCCATCCGGGTCCAGTCCATGCTGACGTCTGATACGCGGGATACGGACGCCTGCGTGAAGGAGGCTCTGGAACTGGCCGCCGCCGGGTGCGAGATTATCCGCCTGACGGCCCAGACCAAGGCGTATGCCGCCAATCTGGAAAACATATCCCGTGAATTGCGCGCCGCGGGCTGTCATGTGCCGCTGGTGGCGGATATTCATTTCAAGCCGGATGCCGCGATGGAGGCCGCCAAATGGGTGGAGAAGATACGCATTAATCCCGGCAATTTCATCGACAAGAAGAAGTTTGAAGTGCGGGAATATTCGGACGCGGAATATAACGAGGAGCTGGAACGCCTGCGGGAGGAGTTTACTCCCCTGGTGCTGTTTTGCCGGGAACATGGGCGTGCCATGCGCATCGGGTCCAATCACGGTTCCCTGTCCGACCGCATTTTGAACCGTTTTGGAGATACCCCGGAGGGGATGGTGGAGAGCGCGATTGAGTTTGCCCGGATTGCCCGCGACCTGGATTACCATTCCCTGGTGTTTTCCATGAAGGCCTCCAACGTGAAGGTGATGGTGGCCGCCTACCGCCTGCTGGTGGAGCGCCTGAATGCGCTGGGCCCGGACTGGAATTATCCCATTCATCTGGGGGTGACGGAAGCCGGAGGGGGCGAGGATGGACGCATCAAGAGCGCCGTGGGCATCGGTTCCCTGCTGATGGACGGCATTGGGGATACCCTGCGCGTCTCCCTGACGGAGGACGCCGTGCGGGAAGTGCCGGTGGCCTACCGCCTGTCCAATCCGTTCCAGCCGTCGGAACGTTCCGATGATCCTCCTTCTTCCTTTCCTGAACCTGAACTGGGGTTCGATCCCCTGAAGTTTTCCAAAAGGCAGGGGGGATTGGCGATGTGCTACGGCGTGCGCCTGGGCTGGGACCAGCCCGTGCGGGTGGTTGTGCCGGATGCCGGGTTTTACTCCCTTCAGACGGAACGGGAGGCGATGGGGGACATGATGCCGGAACTGGCTTATGGCCAGCTGGATGCCATTGAGGTGGACCCCCGGCGCGACGATGACCTTGAGCCGCTAAAAGAATTGGCGGAGCCGTCCATTGTCACCGTGAAGAACGGCCTGGACATGGAACCCGTTTATGCCTTCCGCCTGCTGGCGTCCCGCATTGAAGACAGGCACCTGGTTCTGCTGAAGGATACGCTGGTTCCCGGTTCCGTTTCCGAT
This DNA window, taken from Akkermansia muciniphila, encodes the following:
- a CDS encoding ABC transporter permease, with protein sequence MTASLKRIGALIVKELHQVVRDPGNIGIAVILPAVLLLLFGYGMSMDIKNVRIAYLAVPASSESTNLETRLTLSKYFQTTRVFSSREAEEKLRTHQADAFIALQSDAPDTLNGGVTKVQIVVNGVNANQATLIRNYLQAVVGSWAASLDRQSAPVLDVQTRTRFNEANDSHYYLVPGVIVTIMTMIGALLTSLVMAREYERGTLESLFVTPVGSGEILTAKAATNFLLGMVSLAISMVFAAFVFDIPIRGSLTLLLAVSALFLIVALGLGLVISTATKNQFLACQFAIMGTFMPALMLSGFLYDILNMPPAVRALTYMIPARYYVTLLQTLFLAGDIPSVIIPCCITLGVFAVVLMGIARLKAPKSLE
- a CDS encoding ATP-binding cassette domain-containing protein, with product MNADSQPLIDCRNVRKMFPDPAGVPFAAVDGVSFRLSPGEIVGLLGPDGAGKTTLIRLITGLMKPHEGSISVLNLDSVKKARAIQASIGYMPQKFGLYEDLTVRENMELYARMHGVSGQDREKRFRSLLSMTSLERFTTRLAGKLSGGMKQKLGLCCSLVSSPPLILLDEPTVGVDPLSRRELWNILGQFSREEGVGVLVSTSYMDESAYCNRTLIMYKGGLLMDAPPADVIARAEGMCITVRTPEGIHARQFQSRLAALPGIINATPQGGTVRIILPRDHPTRQKLEEYHPQPGQPDFSDGFMTLLAGQTDLTPQDIPAPAETPPPDQGTGGETIIQVTDLVRKFGSFTAVNHVSFSVSRGQVFGLLGPNGAGKSTTFRMLCGLLPATGGTLNVAGADLRTAAARARRRVGYVAQKFSMYGMLTTRQNLEFFAGAYGMAGKERRDAIRSMEEEFHLTPYMNAPAAHLPGGYKQRLSMACGLLHSPDILFLDEPTSGADPLARRDFWLRINSLAEKGVTIIITTHFLGEAEFCDNMLIMMDGTTLAEGSPDEIRNYAPPRKDGAPASLEDAFLAITEEHMRKGGEKS
- a CDS encoding efflux RND transporter periplasmic adaptor subunit, producing MKKLVILLILLAAAGAAAWFIYREAPSGPEDKAVLYGNVDLRQVDLAFLISERIDSVLVDEGDTVVPGQKLATLETVRLQQAVDEARQTAEAARQNYLRVKNGPRAEEIAQARSNVEAAEATLNNAAVRSKRLVALADTKSISRQEADDAVASQQVAAANLDVARKQLELLLAGSRAEDIAQSLAQYNQAKANLVIREQNLKDAVLYAPSNAVVRNRILEKGDMASPQKPVYNLSLNHTKWVRAYLTESQLGKVKPGFSATVHNDSFPDTDFKGTVGFISSVAEFTPKNVETPDLRTALVYEVRIIVDDPDNRLRLGAPATVTIPLDQAAGQRALEQPRP